In the genome of Catharus ustulatus isolate bCatUst1 chromosome 1, bCatUst1.pri.v2, whole genome shotgun sequence, the window TTCATTCTGGGTGAAATTAggccttctttttctctgaaattggTTTGCACAGATGTGAGGGAAGAATTTGGCCTACtctgtttaataaaaaatatatatataaaaaaatagattttatttatatatgcaATCCAGTAAAGGAGATTAAACAGAGTAGGATGCCTAGtagtttttttattattcagtcTCCTCCTCCATTGACTGTTCTTGTGTATGTATACAGTACATTCCCAGGTTCTGGTTTATGCAGGTATGCGTGTTATGAAATGTCATTAATGGTGGTTGGTCTGCATATTCGtctaataaataataaataatattgtgTATGTAATATCAATACATAAATGACTAATTTTAATAGAATAACTCTTTGGCTTTTGTTCTGTTAGTGTGATTTAAACAACTCCAACAAAGTTTGGAGTAGGTTGTTTTCCTTAAGAGGCATGAAAAGCAGCTGTTATCGTGTTACAATGTTAAAATATCCAGTCTTCTTTGACAGACAAATGTGTACTGTGTaggcattgaaaaaaaaaaaaaaaaaaaaaaaaatcccacctgcTCTAAGGCATTTGAATTTTTACAAATGTTTATCGTGCCAAATACGTGCAAAGATATAatttactgtttaaaaaaaaatcataaaagcaTATGTTATAGCACACAAAGAATTATTTTGTCATCAGGTGATTTCAATCTTTAGTGTTTatatttagattaatttttataaatgaaaatattttaatgggtAAAATGAAGACTATATGACCTATTTGATTAAGTCTGAGTGAATATTAAGCTTGCCTTGTTGTTGTTATCTGCATACTCACCAAGAATTATTGTCAAGAGAAATTATAAAAGAGTAAAAGCAATTTATGAAAAGAATGCCTTTTCAACTACTTGATTcataaagaaaaccaaaaagctgTTCTCTGTTGTTTGGATTTATGTGCACTTTGGCCCAGAAGCGTGCAGAACCCAGAGCCACACACATGACACCGTCACACCCAGGACACAGGCATCTCCACAGGGGCGCCGGGGTTTGCCGAGGGCAAGGGTGCACTCTTGGTTCACACCTCCTCCTCTAGGGCTGAGGTAGGAGGAATCCTGTTAGGAACATCTGCTGATGAGTCTTCTGCAAACCATTGAGTCTGTTGGGTGAAATACCATCTCAAGCACAGTTTCTCAGAATTTCTTGATCTCTCTCTGGGATTGCTACAAAAACTGAGCAAGAACCCCTCCGATAATCTTGGTCTCGCACTTCCAAAGTTCCTTGCAATGAATGCAGATCCAAATTATCAGCATATCTTCTCCACCATGAAAGCATTCAGTAAAATAAGTGTGTTTTAGGTTACACTTTCTATCAGCAGCTTTGTTGTATTATAaatggaagtacagtaatttcatgattacaagccacactgattataagccgcacttccagggtgttggcaatgtttcgtttttcctccataaataagccacaccggattgtaagccgcactttcgttcgcagtgaggatccgtgtccaactttcacaaagttgccaattagtaacagaatcgtgggatcacggggtttactggccgGTGccaaccttggaaacattatttccaagtgaaaaaaatacagacaatagctgtgGCAGCGTACCCTGCAAATTTTATTTACGAGCAGAAAAAGATAcaaacaatagtgtggtcattttacaagcatttccaatggatccgcattgcctttaaacagccactcagcctCACAGCCGCTCAGTCGCTTGGGCAGgcggagagcagggcagccgcTCAGCCGCTTGGGTGGgcggagagcagggcagccactCAGCTGCTTGGGCAAGCGGAGACCCGCTCAGCCACTTGGGCGAGTGGAGAGCAAGGCAGCCACTTGGGCAAGTGGAGAGCCAGGCAGCCGCTTGGGTGGGCGGACAGCAGGGCAGCAACtcagccgcacaagactgaaaacaccaaaaaaaatacagagaaatatcatgGGCTCAGATCAGCAGCGCTGCCCTGATGCCGGGGCTGCgtgggctccagcttggctcagggctgctgcaggctctcacttccgggtctgaaaatttctgaaaatcgTTCATACATAAGCCGCTCCGGAATTCAAGCTGCACTTCCGGatacggaccaaaactttagtcaaaatgatgcggcttataatcatgaaattactgtaactcccTTATTATAAGAAAAACCTATCCCTTGCTCACAGGCcatttgcaaaaaaaagagaagagttaAAATGTCTGCAATGGTTAATTCAaccactttttaattttagtaaTAATTCTCACAAAAAACAACTAGAACTGGAAGTCTATTTAAGTTTAGCCTTTGCAGAATGATTCATGGCTTGGATTTTACCATCACTTATTACCTAAATTGTAAACTATCTTTTTTTGGGTATAAGCCATAGAGTAAACTGTATTATTCCTGCTAATAATTATTAATCAAGATGAAACACATTGTAAGTAACACTTCTtataaaagtaataaaacaaAGTTATATTAATATGAGTAAATAGGGATATTGAGCTGCATCTTCAGGCTTATTGATGTGGACTAATAGATAGTACGTGGCTTGTGATCCTCTAAGAGTGACTTTAGCTTGCTCAGACAATGTACTTGGAAATAGTGACGTTTTAAAGGGAATCAACTCATTCAGGCCCTTGCTCCTTTTGGATTATGGTGTGTGATTACATGCAGTAGGCACAAAACTACTTCAAGGAGTTCAATTagcctcttttttttcagcaggGAGAAAATACGCATCTTCAATAGGGGCTCCTCTTTGTTCATTAATATATCTCTCCATCAGTACAGGAAGAATTATGAAGGCCAGTGGGTACTTCAGGAGACATTCTTAAGAGTGGATGTTAACAATCTCTATAAAAGCTACACACACAGAACCAGCATTTCATATCATTAATGCAGGTACATTAAAAATTGGTAAgagccttttttctttcttccaaccattgctttttatttttacatatcaACAGCCATTGACTTTGAAATACGACAGGAAGGTTTCATGATATATTTAACACTGCAGAGTTTAAATCCCAGCCTCAAAGCTGTATGGGTTTTAGATAAACCTAACAGTGAACCCAGTGAACAGGATCAGGAGATTGTAGGGATGCACaatgaagaaacatttttaaaagcagtggtggcactcagtgctggtGTCCATGCATTGTCTTTTACCTGCACCCTGAACATGTTTCTTTTTCAAGGTACTTGCATAAGGAGCAGAAAGAAGAGCAGTGTGGGATTGCTAGGCAAAAGCAGAACTGTAGCTCTGAGGTGCAGGGGAGAGCACAATTCAAAGCACAGAGATTGAGTCACCACCTTGGGGGACAGAGATCACCAGTCACTGTCCTCTGTGTCCAATGATTTTTGCTCCCACAAAGCATTCAAGATGAAATCCAGGTGTCTGCTCACAGGCCTCAGGCTGCCACGGCTGCTTCTCAGCTGCCTCTTCCCAAAGCGACCGATGGGGCGAACACCACGGCCTACATACCAAAAAGGGTCGATCTCAGGACCTGGAATTCAAAGCATTCAGTGAGGATGTACCACTGCAGTTGGAGGCACTGTTTCCTGAACATCTTGAGGATGTTAGCTTACTTGGAGcccaggagggaaaaaaaagggaaaggccACAGCCAGACACAGCTTACTGGTGCCTTTGAGGGTTACTTTCCATGTGTAGAGCCCAAAGGAAGAGGATTCagttgcaaaattaattttcaaccATCTGGACTGCAACCTGCATTTCTAACATGAGCCAAAGGGCCCATCCAAATTTTCTGCAGTAGGTACAGGCTAACAAATCCACTGGATTGCAGAGGGGATTCCTACATGAGAGGTAAACATGTGAAGTTAATTCTTGTTCACTCAGGAAGTTGTTTTCATggatgactttttttcttttaaagctctGACACATCTTGTTTTTGTGGTCTAGCACAGTTTTGGGGGAGGTGTTCAGAGGGTTATAGTTGTATTAAAAGACAATAATATTAAGattgttttaaaagtattaaagACTATATTTAAAAGATATAGCAGCAGGAAAATTCTAAAACATGCTGGAGATGATGCCACCCtaaggaaatcccaaatcccagagacaGACAACTGTCAGGAACAGGAATAAATTACAATTTAATGCATTATATGTCATTCCCGTCACATGAAAGTCTTAGTCAAGGCAGGAGGATATTCCCCTATGCATTTTGATGCTTTAACAGAGGAAAAATTCACCTTGCCTTTAAATTTCTCCATAAATACATCTCTTAAGTCTTTCAGCACAGTGTTTTAACAGCATTCTtactcaaaaaaaccaaagaaacttTCACCTGTGTACCTAAAACCTGAGGTTCCCAACATCTCTATTATCTTTAATGGGGAGAGGTGTGGCACTGAGCCCACACACCTTACTCCCCACAATCCCTCTCTCCCACTCCACCTACCATTATCAGTCTATAAACCCTGGGGGAATATGAGATTTCTTGGTGATCTTCTCAGAGATCTTTTGGAATATGTACTAGTTTAAACTTCAGATACATGGTATCATCCATGACTTGGATACTCTCAGTTCTTCACAGCATGTGTGAATGGAGATACTTCAACCACCTGTATTTGGACTTTCAGATTACTCACAGTCTCAGACAGAATTGAAGATGTCTGTAAAGTGAAACTAACTTAACCTTCTGGAGCAttggtttctttttattatATAGAAGTAGTTGTGTAGGTCTGCAGAACAGCTGAAAATTTGGTGCTTAAATATTTGATGTATACCACTTTACAATTTCTTGTCTGTCCTTTGCACATTAGTATCTTCTCTGATATTTATCAAAAATAATGCTATTTGCCTTGGCTAATTAAGGGCTGTGAGAAGGACAAGAGGTTCTGTATATGTACTGACAAATGCAAATGGAAGCACAGGCCCTCACACCAAGGTGACACCACAGAAACACCTGCGTGATTTGCTGTTGAATTTTGTCTGACAGCCCAGACCTGATCCCTCAGTGCAGCAGAGACTGTGGGGTCACCATGTCAGGTAAGACTCATACTTACTTCTGTTGTCTATCTGGTGTTTAAATGGCCTGCTCTGTCCCGACGCAAAGCTGAGCGACACCAAGAGCATCAGGACATAGACAGTGACTAGCTTTAAGTGGTTTGGTGACCACTGTGCACGTGGTGTCCAGGAGATTGGATGCCACATAATGGAGCAGTGGTGGGAAGGCTGTAAGGAGAAGAGCGAACATGGGGAACACATATGAGTTAAAGCTCTCAAGGTGAAGGAACGTGTCAACTTTAATACTATGTCCCCATCCATCAAAGCCATTTCATGGCTCTGAGTTCCGTGGAACACTCATTCTGGGGATGTCCTGGGCATTTATGTTTGAAGGCAAAGGCTATGAAATGGGCCATCTACTGAGGTAAACACTGGAGAGTTTTTCTGTCTAGCAGTGAAAGTCTTCACAGGACACTTGAGTCCTGAGCCTGAGTTCACTGCTGATTCTATATGGCTCTCTGTATGACCCTGGGCATTGGCCAACAAAATGTGTCTAATATTGGTGGTTTACACACTCTTTTTACAACTAAATGCATTTCAATATCAATGGGAATGCTCTCTTCTGCCATTTTTTGCCAGTGTGCAAAATTACAATTTCCGGTTATGGCTTCCACTTGTAGATGTCCCAGTCCTGTAAACACACTCAGATGCAACAGAATGAGCAATCTCTCCCAGCTTCCATAAGATGGGATGGGCAGAATAgaaggtgctgagctgggaaaatTGCATCTAGGAAGGGGAGAGAGCCAGATTCTGGTTACCGCTGTCTCTGGCATTTTGTACAAGCTTCCTCATGGCAGGTCTCCCAGCTGTCGCACCGGGACAGTGTCTTGTGACATGCAAGGTCTGCCTCTACATTTGACATCCTGGAGCCTCTGCCCATAGAGCAGGAGCCTATTTGCTCAAGCATCCTATAAGTGATGTAGATATACAGGCAGAGAGGCTGTAGCAAAACCTTTCAGTTATGCCTATACAGCAGTTTTTCTTTGTGTAAAGGTGTAATTTTTCCCCAGTTGCTGCCAAAATCTTAGCCTACTTTCAatacaggcagagcaggaataaaaattttGATGCAAGATGCTCCCAATCACACCAAACAGGCAACATAGCAAAAACACATGAAGTTTGTTGTGTCTTTCACTAAAATGCAGTCAAAAGCTCCTTCACTCCTATTATTCAGTGAAGGTTTCTCAAGGGCTTTTTCCCACGTTGACAGTTGCTTACCAGACAGCTTAGAGGAAAGTGATTTTAACTCATGATTTCAGAACTGCAAATTAACTTTTTCTAACTTAAATATCTCATGACAATCTCATGACAATTAGGACTAAATTATCTTAGCATGCAGAATTCACCCACATGGGGTGAATTCTGTCTTCAGTTTCAGCTGAGGTACCTCTCCTGTTGCTCCATCTTTAGCAAAACCTTAGTTTCAGTGAGACAAAAAGGAAGTGTTTTGAGGCATCTCTGTGATGTGTTTACACGGCTGCTGACAGGTTTTCGAGGTTACTTGCTCCCTGGTTTTGtgtcttggggtttttttttggaatcGAGTTACAGGAAGAAGAGCTTGTCTTGAGCTCATTGTtgatgaaagacaaaaatacagagaaaagctTTTAGCACACACTTTTTCCTAAGCACTGCTGTGCTTCAGTCCCCACCAGCTGGtcctgtgccactgcagccacTTTCTACAGCACTGATATGTATTGAACTGTTTGCTCATATCCTTCTCCTGGCTAGGGTTTCTGTGAACCACATCACTCCCACTGCTCCTCAGTAATATGCCACCCTAAATAATCAGGGTGCTCAGCATCCCTAATCCTCCCTAATTTTTCCTACACCTAATTGTCCCAGCACTGTTTATATGTGAAGAAACAGAGACGGAGGTACTGCCACAAACTTGACCCTAAGCATTTCTAACACCCAGCTCCATCTTGTCCTTAAGCAAAAAGCCTGGTTACCTACGCACAGTCCTTTCAAGAGACGTGTGGCTAAGATGGGCTGTGATCTCCTCAGGTCCAGACCTGCAGCTTtcttccaaaaagaaaattgaaaaggaaCAAGACTTCACACAATCAAGCTGTGTGCCTCCATTTTCAGCTATTAAATAatcataaaattttaaaaactgactAGTTGCAACAAAACTTGACAGAATTAAAAGTTTCAGGAATAATTTTGCTCCTGGTGCTCAGCAAAATCCAGTGCCATGGTCATTTGATCAACTTGCCGCTTCTGCTTTGTGCCCAAGCAGTGTCTTTAAATTTCGGCTGAGCAACAGCTGACAATTTTCATCGACATGAGAGGAGAAAATTAAAGCCACATACAAAGCTACTGTGAAGCAGCAGTATCACAGCTTGCCATGGGTCTGCTTCACAAGGAGTAGGAGACCAGCTTGGCTCTCcctctgggcacacaggggcTCTTATACCAAACTCAAACTCTGCTGCAGATCCATCAGATATACCCCTACCACGGTTGTTCTCAGAAGACAAGGGTATATTAACTCTTTACACCCTACACCAGCATCTTTCTTGAGATCAGAGACTGTATACACTCCCTCCGATGCAAATGTGAAAAGCGCTGGAAGCACCCCCGAGGGATGGGATCCGGGTGGGCGCAGGCCCGGGACCAGGTTGGTTTCGGGGAGAGCGGCCGGAGAGGAGCAGGGCGGTGCTGCCTGcgctctccctgcagggaacagcaCTGCCCGCGGGGTCAGCCACCCTGCCTCGGCACGGGCTGCTTCGCTAACAAAAACTGGGCAAAAGTTACtaagcacagggcacagctgtgtATGTTAACCTAGGTAAGCTAAAGCCCAAAAACGAAAAAAGGACATTCAGCAAGAAAGAGCCTGGACAAGCGCTGAAGCAGACAGGGGAAGGCACTCACCTGTGTGCACCAAAGCTTCTTCTCAGGTAGACGCTGCTCCAAGCAGAAGCAGGGCAGCTGATGGGGGCATGTACCTTTTATACTGGAGGGAAGTGGACTTGAAGCAGGGAGGGGGAGTCAAGAGGTGGGCCAGCGGACGTCAGCAGTACTGGTGAGCAGGATTTAAATTTACAAAAGGAGGGGTAGGAGAACGGAGGCTCTATTAGAAAGCCATTGATCAGGGCACGGAGCAGGAGTTGAAGGTGGCGCCAGAGGATTTTAGGGGGGGCATGGCAGGACACATAACTGAGGCCCCCAGGTCCACCAGgaagagagcagagggaagggggcTGCTGCCAtgtgcctggggagggagggcacagacaggcaggagcagctaCACCTTCTGCAAAGGACAGCcaagctctctgtgctgcccagcCGAGATGCTCTGTCTGAAGTGCATGTCTGCAGGGGGAAACACTCGTGGTTGAGAATGAGCTGTGGCAAGAAAGAGCAGATGGACAGTGGGGAGCTATTAGAACCAGCAAGCTGGAACAGTCAGTACACAcactccttccccagcccttgtTCCTCTTGCTGTTGTCCCATCTTTCCTTTTTACTTAGGATCTTACCTGATCACAGCTCATGTTTCATTCAGCCCCAACCCGCAGCTGGGATCAACCCACCCACGTGTAAGTCACACTGTAACACAGCACACAAGTAGCTGATGAAATAAGTAGTGATTCAGTGCTTAAGCAGGCCCTTAGCAGTTTTGTGGCAGAGAAAATTTCATGTGCATGAAGCCAACATCTCGAACAATATTGTGTTTCCACAATAGGTGTCTCTTCTGAGTGGTTATTTTTAACTCTGTCTCTTGACTAATGTGTCACTGCGGCCTTACTGTTAGGGATCTTGCTGCTCTGGAAGCTAAGACCTTGTTTACTCTGGAGGCttgcagggaagagcagctgaaCTGGCAAGTGCTTCATTCCTTGAGCAACATcctgcagagaggcagagatgtAAAGTGTTactgggctggctgggagccaCAAGCCCTCTCTTCACAGACTCATGTTcatgctctgctcctggtgAGGTACCCAAAGGAACAATTTTAAGGCTGTGCTTTGAAAGGGGGCTCTGAGGCCTGACCCCATCCATAAACTGAGACTACATAAGAAATGCTGGAATCCCATTAAGATGAAGATGAAATTCAATACCAAATATATTGTTTTTCTATAACAACACTTCAAGTTGGGAAAACCTCAAAGCACAAATAATGCTTTTTCACTGTAGGCACCtcccaaaagaaattaaattattttatttgctatGGGCAATTTGCAAGGTATTTCTATGAGGAAGCATGGTGAAGTGTTGTCTGACCCTGCTCTTACTCAGCATCCAAGCATCAAGTACCACTGGGAGAGTATGGTCACTAAGTGCACggatttttcatttctgtataACAGTTTGATTTATGGGTACATGTATGAACGAAGATTGTAAAGAAGCCTGAGAAATACTCTTCCATTCTCCAATTTCCACTCAACAGAAGCTAAAAGAAGTGTCTTCCTCATCCAAGTTTTCAAGAGTTTACTCAGACTACTCAGGATCACAACTTCAAAATATGAAGAGCACTTCAAGTCCATGGTAGCACAAAAGGTCTTCCTACAGTTATCACAATCAATAATAGATATACATGCTTTTCTCAGAAATCTCCTTTTAGCGTGTTCCCTTTGAACCTTGCAAATACTCCCTACCTAAAAATCAATCAGCATCCAAGAACCAGACAGTGGCTGTGCTTCTACTGTGCTAattttgtgtgcatgtgtgcagaGGATATCCTCCTAGTAAGTAAAACTCTTCATGGCTTCTCATTGTAGAGCTTTTCCCTTACtgcttttcacatttattttgatCAGAAAATGTGAATATCCTTTCATGATCTCTAGTGGGCCATTGCTGGAGTAAAggtttcttttctccaggatgtACAGGACCCCTtcttgctttgttgttttgctAGTGATCCTGTCATTTCAAAATAGAAGCAAAAGTTTTTTTCATCCCATTTACTTTTTCTAGTCTTGATGACACTGCAATGTGAGCCTTTTCATAGCACAGATTATTTTCACCAATTGTCACCTACATGGAAGTTACTACATAAAACAAAATTGTGCAACGTCTTCATGTTAAGAATGTTTGCTTATTGGTAAAGGCTGCTTGCAAAACTATATGccatacaaaaataaaagaaaccccaaccacacacacaaaaaaaaataattattaggaGAGCCAGCATTTAAAATGCTCTAATATGATCATCTATCTTCATTCTGGTCCAAAGTTGATCTAGTGCAGTATCTTGGTTTTGACAGTGGACAGCAAAGGACTTTTATGGGAAAGTCTAAAAACAGGGTAGCATATTTTCACATTGCCCACTATACTCTCCTCACAGACCCTCAAGGCCTTTGGTCCAGAGACTACTCAAACCAAATGTTTCTTTGTGGTAGGTAGCCCCTGATGGGTTTCTTCTCTTTCACTGTTGCTTCCTGAACCCACATAAATTCTCAGTGTCCACAAAATTGTGTGCCAAGGACTTCACAGCTCTTTCTCTGCTACAAGAAGGATCACGGCTGTACATCTGTTCTGGACACACTTACTTGCCAGTTTCAAgagctttcattttctctttcactcaaatattttcaatttcaatCATTCTGATATCATGAAAGACTACTGTAAAATGTTCTCAGCAATGAAGAGTAATAAATTATGTGACAGTCTGTTTAAATGAGCCTCATCAGGCATTTCTCCTGCCAAAGTAAATTTTACTCAATTTTCATTCACTGGACATCATCATTTCTATCCACCAGGCCACAAATGAACCACCACAGTGCTATGTGCAGTACCCATAAGCTTCCACAGAAATCATCCTAGCTTCTCAGGGTCTTTTCAGGCAGCTGTGATTTTGTTACCCCATCTATAGCAGGGCTTATGCTTTGGCTGAGAAAAGCAAGTCAGCTCATGCACCACAGCAATGTGAAAGCCACTCAGACCTGGGAGGAACTAGGAAAGAGCTGTCAGAAGAACCAGGGGTGTAAAAGACCAAACCGGAAAGATCATTGAGAGGATAGCCTGGTCTGCAGTGAAGGTGCAGAAGTTTTGTGTTAAaacttcccttcttttcctgcttctgcaggaggggctgggcacATGCTGTCTTCTTTGTAGAAGATCCTTGAGAAGAACTCAAGTCCTGCCTCACACACAATTAGAGTCCTGCACATAAAATTCCCACATAAGTTACGAGCAGGAATAGGGCTGAGCTAGCTGCTAGCTGGAGTGTCTCAGTGTCTCAGTGGGAAGGCTGACCAGAGATGCCCCAGGATGCAACTAAATCAAAAGGCAATAGTAGATAACATAGGTGTGAAAGGCAGTGAGGAGGACAGCAGCTTCCCAAGGTAAGGAGAGGTCAGGCTTCTGGGCCAGA includes:
- the LOC117000637 gene encoding prolactin-releasing peptide-like; this encodes MWHPISWTPRAQWSPNHLKLVTVYVLMLLVSLSFASGQSRPFKHQIDNRSPEIDPFWYVGRGVRPIGRFGKRQLRSSRGSLRPVSRHLDFILNALWEQKSLDTEDSDW